In the Glycine max cultivar Williams 82 chromosome 19, Glycine_max_v4.0, whole genome shotgun sequence genome, ataatgttgtttaaatttaaataattcatataagtGAAATAAATCTAACTCAAAAAAGAAtgcatgaattattataaatcttataatattatttttaatttctacaaattaaaaaaactcataattaCTCACGTTAGAAATGCTCGTATTGTTTTATCAGAGGGAACTATTCATTGttgataatcaatataaaaaagtttgatATACAAACAACACtactccttaaaaaaaaaaagaagacaaataaCACTActgcaattttttatttcagcAATCATTCTGTAATTCTAAATCCTCATTGTAAGACCTAAAAGGATTGCAACATGCCCTCTTTCCTTTTGTAAACTAAAACAACATACTTTATTAGTTGTCTTACTCTACTATTTATTATTGTCGCTTGTTCTCTGGCATTGAGTTTCCTTCCCCCAGCTTAGAACATTCTATTTTTGTTGCTTCTTAcatcttcatattttaatttgagtaatgctccaaaaataaaataaagtagcaGACTCAAAAAGTTTTTCTATTCAATATATCTCTGACAGAAAAACAGAAGAGAATGCCACGAAAACAAATCAGCAAATTGGTTATGCATTCTCAGCTTTAATTTGCCCTTAACTTGGATAATGTTCTCAGATCTCAAGTCACTAATTGGCAACAAAGACCGACCCACCACCATAGAAAAactaaagatataaaaaatacaaagcaGAAAAAGACAACCCTTTCAGAGGCTAACAAAAGGAGGTCAAACTTCAAAGGCTAAAATGCACAGTCTGAGTTCCTTAAACTCCTTACTACATTCTCCTTCTCACATGAAATGGATACATCCTAGTTCTTTTTTGGGATCAATAAGGACAGGCTGGAAGGATCCAAAACCAACCCCACtcaccattattattattattattatcagggcagaaacaaacacaacacTACCCTCTCCAATAAAGTGTATTTCTGTACACAAAACTCTTCAGTCTTAACCAAGGTAGTAGCTAGCagcagaaaaattaaaattaaaaattaaaaaaattaaagagacttacaaaaagcaaaaaaaaggagGAGGATTGAATTCTTTcttgccttttctttttccttgcaGACTCTGCTAAGCATCTTTGGTTCCTCACTTTTCCATTCTTTTATCTGCCTTCCCACTCCTTCTTCATTCCTCTTcgaattttctcttcttttttttcaaccaaATTATCTTGGTTTGAGCTTCTCTATTTCTAGCATGCAATCTTATTCCTTCTCCCACAAATTGCTTCTTCTTTAGGTGAATTCTTGGAGGTTTTCATTCTCTTACTCACAATTAAAgcctccttccttttttttcttctgaatttTCTCAGTATTTTACACTCCCAAATTCAAAAAACCTCCCTCTCTCAATTACAAAACCGCATGCCTGATCTCCTTTCAGGGTTCCACTGCTTGCTCACcccagaaaaaacaaaaatccagTTTTGGAACTTCCCCTGATCTAAAAATCTGAACTTTTTGGCATTTTTGtcaattattttgaattctGTTTctgggtttttgttttcatgggACTGTGTCATGGAAAACCCATTGAAACCTCACAAAGTGAAGGTGGGCACCACGCTTTCCCCGGCGGCGAGAAAGATGCGGTGGTGGTTTCGGCGGCAAGTCCGAAAACCGCCACAAAAGGCTCAAAGTTTCCGTTTTACAGCCCAAGCCCGTTGCCGAGCCTGTTCAAGAACTCGCCAGCGAACTCGAGCGTGAGTTCGACCCCTCTGCGGCTCTTCAAGCGGCCCTTTCCGCCTCCGTCGCCGGCGAAGCACATTCGGGCCTTGCTGGCCCGGCGCCACGGCTCCGTGAAGCCCAACGAAGCCTCCATCCCCGAAGGAAGTGAGTGTGAGGTTGGGCTCGACAAGAGCTTCGGCTTCTCCAGCCACTTCCAAGCTCACTTTGAGCTTGGGCCCGAGGTTGGCCGTGGTCACTTTGGCTACACCTGCTCTGCCAAGGGAAGGAAAGGCACCTTCAAGGGCCATGATGTTGCTGTCAAAGTCATTCCAAAATCCAAGGTTGATTTCAATCAGTTTTTGAGTTActttgttttaaattgaattgtGTGTTGGTCACAGGTGATTCATGATTGGCTTTTGTGTGGTCTTGTGACACTTTTAGGTGTTTGGTCACTTGGTGGTCGCatccaaggttttaaattgtgttCACATTTTGTCTGCGATCCTTGATATCGCAGGAAATTGTGGACAAATGCGGCCAATGTGATCACAATTGTGGTTGTAGAGACTCTAAAAACCTTGGCTTTGTGGCTGAAATCacggtttttttaaaaccttggtgGTATCAATACTCTCATGATGAAGATTTTGTTGTTATTGGGAGAATACGTGTTGTGTGGATTTTTGTGGGTATGCCTGTTCTATGATTTTGTTACTATTGGGAGAATACGGATGGATGTTAATTGTGGAATCCATCTTTAGATTTTACTTGGAAAAATTCAGAACCTTAGATATATGATTGTGATATTTTCAGTGGATTCTAGCTGCCTGTAGgcatctatctttttttttttaataaataacattgttttctttaaaaggACGAATCTTCAATGGATTTGTTTTTCTTCCAGTCTAATGTCATGGTTGGGATCTGTGTTATTTTTTAGGTTGTTGGTTATGAAAATCAGTAATTTGCTCTTTGTTCTTATGAAAGTGGGGGTTGTTTGGCAGATGACAACAGCAATTGCTATAGAGGATGTAAGGAGAGAAGTAAAGATATTGCAAGCTCTGACTGGGCATAAGAATCTGGTGCAATTCTATGAAGCCTATGAAGACAATGACAATGTTTATATAGTTATGGAGTAAGTTCATATtgcagtttttatttttttatggactATCCTCAAAATCTTTGATGCTAATGATAAATTAGGGATATAATCCAAGTTGAACAAGTTTAATAGGGAAAGGTGGAACTTTCATatgcattgttttttttttttaaatataaaattgaccTGTGACTTTTCTTATATCTTGGGTATACTTCCAAGTAACTATGATTGTAACGCTGATTGATTGGAGATATTTTATTGCTCAAGCAGGGAAttgatagtttttaattaactCCATAAATTAGGATCTCATGTTCTACTGTATCATATGCTATTCAGGTTATGCAAAGGAGGTGAACTGCTAGATAAGATTCTTTCCAGGTAACtattttctccaattttcattttactttgcCACAAAATGGAATAACTAAAAATAGGCATTCAGGTTGTTATTTTACTGCTGCCATTGTGGAAGACATTGTGATTAACGCATGTTATATTCTGATCTATAGGGGTGGAAAGTACTCAGAAGAAGATGCCAGAATTGTTATGATTCAGATATTAAGTGTGGTGGCTTTCTGTCATCTGCAGGGTGTTGTTCATCGTGATCTCAAACCAGAGGTAACTAGATCATAAAGCTATTCAATGTTTAGCTGGGAAAATTATTCAGGATACTTTTAACCTTTGGTCCTATTGGATCATAGAATGACATTGTTATTCTCAGACATAAAAATTACTAGTTTAAAGATGTTATGTTAGTAGTGACCTTGCACTTCACTTGAAGCTGCTTATTCAATCTTATCAATCGATATGATTAAGCCTTATTATTCTCGTGCTCTGGATTCTGTTTCTTAAACATATGGACAAATAAGGTTTAAGGCAGTGAGAAATGGGGAGGGGGAAAACGGACAAATTTATAATGTTccagaaaatatataatatataatgtgAGAAATTTGGCTGAGGCTAGTTTGTGTTCTCCTATTGATGACATTATcaataatgttttatatttagtATCATTACTGCATTAACAAGGCTAGAAAAGTTTTCAGCTGCGCTGACCagaagagagaaaggaaaaCAATTATCTAGAAAGTTTCTAAATGCTTAATTACTAAAATTTGCATTTTCATATTAGTTACTGTGAAGTGTTTATgattatagatatatatattgttgtCTTCCTCTCTTCAGCATGTTTAAAAGATTTCATTAGAATGTTCAATGATTTGTTTACAAACTCTGCAACTAGTAATGCTAGAAAATATCACGTGTTTATGATTACATATATTGGGCTCCTATAACTTGTTTAGAATCTTCTTATTACTCTTTTGGCGATGCTCCAAGTGGCTATTTTCATCTCAATTTGGGTTTTCATATACTGTATGTTATCACTTGATGTTAATGTTTATAACATGCCTGTCTCACTCTCAAAAGTAAGCAATACGTTTATTCCACTGCCAAGCTAGGGAGGAAATTAGTAACCAAGGGAAGGCatgtaatttgaatttattttgtaaGTGTTTATTCTTTGTATAATAGGTGTGTCACCATTCTGAGTGCCAGTACTTTGTCTTAAAgttaattcataaatcaaatgaTGTTGCAGTTCAGTAGTTTGTTAcctattattatttcattcGGCATGCTATACTGTTTTCCTCCGTATCAATAAGGCTGATTTTGTGCTGCAGAATTTTCTCTATATTTCTAAGGATGAAAATTCCACTCTGAAGGTCATTGATTTTGGACTGTCTGACTATGTAAAGCCAGGTATGGCCTATTGCATGTctatattttctcttattttttttacagaaaataaaACAACCAGGGCTAACAATCAGAAGTTTTTTGCAGATGAAAGGTTGAATGATATTGTTGGAAGTGCGTATTATGTAGCTCCTGAAGTTTTGCATAGATCTTATGGGACAGAAGCCGATATGTGGAGCATTGGTGTAATTGCTTATATTCTTTTATGTGGAAGCCGACCCTTTTGGGCCAGGACAGAATCTGGCATATTTCGGGCTGTCCTGAAGGCAGATCCAAGTTTTGAGGAAGCTCCTTGGCCATCGTTATCAGCTGACGcaaaagattttgtgaagagACTGTTGAATAAGGATTATCGTAAAAGGCTAACTGCAGCTCAGGCTCTCAGTATGTGCTCCATTTCCCATAGGTGGTGCATGGCATTAACTTTCGCGTTTTATAATCCCATGAATTCTCACGCTCATAGCTTGATTTTATGCACAGGTCATCCATGGCTTGTGAATCATTGTGATGATGTGAAGATACCTTTTGATATGATAATCCACAAGCTTGTTAAAACTTATATATGTTCATCTTCATTACGCAAATCAGCATTAGGGGTACGTACTATTGTCTGGTTATTTAGTATTGCTTATGTTTAACCCTTTCTTGTTATATCTGAAGATTGAGTTTGGATATCTCTTCTTAACTATGATGCACACTCACAGGTACGGTTTTGAGTGTTTGATATGACATGATACATTGcctaaatataacattttttaaaattaggataCGGGTACGGCaaagtatattaaataaaatataattatattataaattggttatattttattagtttatttttcttgatttcttgaattttcttaataaaatggTTTCCCATCATCGTGATGTTATTGCTATTTTTTAATctcttgaaaattttattagaaatagcATAATCACAAtcagctttttttttccttaaaaaaagttatattcaaGTTATGATAACGTTCCCTTTATTATGCAAGGggaaaatatacattaaaagcTTTGAAGATAAGACAGTCTATTTTGGTACAGAGGCAGCTATATAATAGCTTATTGATATCTGGTACAGATATTATATGAATATGTTGCCAACTTTGAAGTATCTGCACATCATAGCTTCTTATTCTATTAACAGATTATCTAATATTTACTGGGTAATCACCACCTTAATTTTTGTCAATCGTAACTACAGCTTGCAGAGTTCCGGTTAGAAGTGTATTTGTGTAACCAATAGTTTGGTTGGcaagtttttaaatttaggaTTATCTATGGTGATTGGTGATCCAAAACGAATTCACCAGCAAATATGATAGATTGGTAATAGAAGAAGGACCTAAACGAAAGAaggcaaaacaaaatgattgctaAGTGTAGTAGAAACTTGAATTGAATCCCCCTCCAAAATGGTAAAAAGTTAAGATAATAATGGAAGAGAAAGAATCTTACAGATCTCATCAAGCTGATCTATTAACATGAACACAATAACGAgcatttattaattatgtaagTATGAGTGTGTTGTGTACTTGCCTGTCATCATGTGTGATAAACTATTGAAGTTTTCTTGGCATAATCTTCTGTAATTCCTGATGAAGGCATGAATATGTTTTGACCAGTTTTGTCATTCTGGCAGGCTCTTGCAAAGACATTAACACTAGTGCAGCTAGCATATCTGAGAGAACAATTCAATATGTTAGGGCCAAACAAAAGTGGGTTAATCTCTATGCAGAACTTCAAGACGGTCAGCAGCACATATCTTAAGTTTTTGTGCTTTTTCCAAGTAATTTTCGCCACTAATACATTTAAATTAGCAGGCTATTTTAAGGAGTGCCACCGATGCCTCAAAGGATTCACGTGTCTTAGATTATGTGAACATGGTAAGTCTATGAGGGACTGTAACTTTTCTTATCAATTTCTAACATAGCTGCTTCCCTGGAAAATGAATTGTTACTATTCATGTTTCAGGTTAGTTCAATTCAATATCGGAAATTAGATTTTGAGGAATTTTGTGCTGCTGCTATAAGTGTCCATCAACTAGAGGGAATGGAGAGCTGGGAGCAACATGCAAGGCGTGCGTACGAGATGTTTGAAAAGGAAGGAAATAGACCAATTATGATTGAAGAGCTTGCTTCGGTACTCCTCTTGTTGCAATACCATTTTGTCCAATACAAGACTACATTTCGGATtctgattttcatttttgtagAGAATCAGAACCAAGGAACTACAATCAAATTAATGATTCCCAAAGACCTGTAAATCACTCAGAAAAAGGCCATAAAGTGATCATGTTTGTAATGTGcacacttttaaattttagtttgttAAGGGGTGGATACACCTTCATTTGTGTGCACTTTACATACATGGTCACTTTAGGGGAGCCTTTTACTATTCACTTTTCCTATATTGATTAACATGACTTGTTACCTCAAATCAGATATTCTTGATTAGCTATGTGATTCCTCTACCACATGTACAATAGTTCTAAGCTTTTGTAAATTGATTTGTTTCAGGAACTTGGGCTTAGCCCTTCAGTGCCTATTCATGTGGTACTCCAAGATTGGATAAGACACTCAGATGGGAAGCTTAGCTTCTTGGGGTTTGTTAGGCTTCTGCATGGAGTTTCTTCTCGCACATTTCAGAAGGCTTGAGAGAAAATACACGTGAttactgttatttttttgtccCCCTTATTGATCATAAACCTTTTGAATGCATGACACATGAGCAAACTCCAACAGCAGGTTTCTTCATCTTGATTGCAAACATGGCTTCAGCAAAGCCAAAAGCTATATGTAGCTTGAAGGGAGTTTGTTGCCACTGAAGTGGTATGCAACACATCTTCATTAGTTctacaaacacaaaaacacttTGCTCCATCCTGTTTCTACTTCTTCAGAGTTCAGATTGATTGGTGGTGCTGGAGTTAAGGCTTGTATAGATGAAAGTAGAGCACAGGTTGTACTTAGAACTAGTGGAACTTCCATAAAGTGAGTTGTGTTTTCGGGTTTATCCCATGTGTACCCATGACACTTGTCAATAAACTATTTCCACTTATGCGAACTCATTTATAgttgataacttttttttaatacctCAGAAGAAAACTAAGTAGTTAATACTCATGGATGCAtggaaaatataaaagtatataaataataaaatttctaaatatCTTTAACACTTTATTAATATTGCATTTTTCCATGGAATTGCTCATTCGGTTAATTGGAAGATGTAACCAAATGTAAATTTCCTCAAGTCTACACATCCAACATAggctgatttatttttttatacacaagCATGTGTAATCATATCCTTGATGCCTTGTAAATACCTAGGACTATTTTTGCAGGGATAACTTTGATATCCACCTAACGTTCAACCAACAAAATTGATATTCGGCTAAGTGCATATCTCAATAGACATCTAACTCTCAACTATAGATGCACAGGAAATAGATTCCGTTACCTTGCGTTCCAAATTGTTTTTGGGACATACAGTTCACTGCACTCATCTTTGAATAAAAACTAAGAGCATTTTCTATTCTAAATATCTAATATTTTGGTTATGTTCGATAAaactaattgaaaaattagttggtaattaaaagtttaaaagataatttattaaattataagtgtttgataaaactAATTGTTGAAATagctgaaaaatataaaatgacatagaaataataaattataatttatttaaaaatataataaggaaatttaataaatgtattgatgataaaaatgaaagaaaatataaaaggttaaagttagtattttaaaaaatattacattaagtagtgttttaaaaaatgctaaaaattactaaaagaaAGTTTATTTACTAAATAATCAAACTAAGATTTTCAACaggtaaaagaaaaactaaaagctGATTGAGATGTCATATCCAACATAACTATTATTCATTTGAGATTTTTGAGAATATTCCAACAACTTCTTGTGGTTTATCATGAAGTACTTCTTTCACTTCAGAATTTTAAGGGCGAGAAATTTCTTTGCATCATATAACAAGCCAACATTATTAGCAATAAGAGGGATATCATCACCATACCAAAATAACAAACTTGCTCCTAGCAGATATAGCAATGAACTATATTTACTACAAAGCAATATGACATAATAATATCGTTGAACTTAATATATCATAGTTAGAAGTTTGTTCCAATTCATATCTAAGTTTCTTTAACTTACAAACCAAGTTTTCTTTTCCTTGGTCGAGTCCATATAAACCTTTTCTTTCAAGtcattatttagaaaaataataaatatgtttgataagatattttaattaatttttaatttttttattaattgaaaaacttgtttgattattaggtaaataagtttttttagtatcttttagtattttttaaaatgttacttgaagtaatattttttaaaacgctagtttctaatttctaatttttttatatttttcttttatttttattttcaatatatttatttaattttctagttattatttttaaataaatcaggattttattatttttttattttacacttttcagTTACGTCTATAACTAACTTTATCGAACATGTATgatttaataagataattttttagttttcaactAATAACTTTCAATTTTCAGCTATCAACTAACTTTTGTAGTTTTTAGCTAACTTTTCAAATAGTTTTACCCAACATAACacatctttatatttatttgataaaacaCATATTAGGTCATAATGAGGTAATAAAATCATAACAATCCATATATATTCTATCTAGTCATAGTCAATGTCATCACAATCCTTAAGGATTCTCACAAAAAAGAGTATTAATTAAGACTTATATGAATTGATGTTTACgaattttttgttagaatgctgagaaattttttatctctttaatgtttctttcctctcttttttctttcattttatttatagaaattacatgtattttttacaTGATGAAATCTTACTCGAATTGATGAGATAACGTCCATGAGTGATaaagttctttttttaaaatatttaacttatttatacATGTTCAAGACTCAAACTTAATGCTACTAGTTAAACTGAAACAAATTTGTATCACTTTATCCTAACacttactaatatttttctatttttattgatggtgaaaaaaacatgcaagttttcttttttcacttttatttatttatttatggtaactgataaagagaaaggaaatagatatatacaaaatttagaataaaatcTCCACGGTCTCCATTATTCCTTAATCATAATATGAAACACACTTTTATTAAAATAGTCaataaattatatgaacactacaattttgttataattaaaatagattCAACAGGATAAAGGGATGTGAAAGGATGAGGGGATAAGGGTTGAGTGAAGCAGTGTAGACTGTGCAGTGTCACTGTTCCATGGAGGTCACGCCTAGTTAACGCACACCACCGTTTTCCTATCTTATCTGCCAAATTAGTATATTTAGAAGTTTATTAGTATACGCATGTTtcccttaattaattttattcaagcaATTGGACTAATTTGATAGAGTGTTGATTCTACTTTACTACTCCTCCTAATAAAATACCATAAAAGACTagagaaaattataaagataaatagcaactttgaatttttattaatatctcgcaattttgtaatatataataatcataatgAATAACAATCGTACACTTGTTATCATATggtatttaagaaaatataaattaaaactaatattaaaaaaaataatatcaaagttATCTAATGTTAAAAATCACCTATTTGAGTTTAAAGAGACTCATCTTAAGTTGCAATGCTAGAATGAATTTTAGGCCCAAAATAAAAAAGTCCAAAAGACTATATAGGATGAAGTTTGTTGCAGATTTATCATCCAAAAGGTAAGAAACAGAATGTGCAGCTTTTAGcccaaggaagaagaagaataggaaATAAGAAGAACAAGCACAACTTAGTGACAATAGGGAGTTTTCACGTATTTTTCAGATGCAATGAATATAGAATTCAAAATTCTCACTT is a window encoding:
- the LOC100803625 gene encoding CDPK-related kinase 7 isoform X3, whose product is MGLCHGKPIETSQSEGGHHAFPGGEKDAVVVSAASPKTATKGSKFPFYSPSPLPSLFKNSPANSSVSSTPLRLFKRPFPPPSPAKHIRALLARRHGSVKPNEASIPEGSECEVGLDKSFGFSSHFQAHFELGPEVGRGHFGYTCSAKGRKGTFKGHDVAVKVIPKSKMTTAIAIEDVRREVKILQALTGHKNLVQFYEAYEDNDNVYIVMELCKGGELLDKILSRGGKYSEEDARIVMIQILSVVAFCHLQGVVHRDLKPENFLYISKDENSTLKVIDFGLSDYVKPDERLNDIVGSAYYVAPEVLHRSYGTEADMWSIGVIAYILLCGSRPFWARTESGIFRAVLKADPSFEEAPWPSLSADAKDFVKRLLNKDYRKRLTAAQALSHPWLVNHCDDVKIPFDMIIHKLVKTYICSSSLRKSALGALAKTLTLVQLAYLREQFNMLGPNKSGLISMQNFKTAILRSATDASKDSRVLDYVNMVSSIQYRKLDFEEFCAAAISVHQLEGMESWEQHARRAYEMFEKEGNRPIMIEELASELGLSPSVPIHVVLQDWIRHSDGKLSFLGFVRLLHGVSSRTFQKA
- the LOC100803625 gene encoding CDPK-related kinase 7 isoform X1; the protein is MGLCHGKPIETSQSEGGHHAFPGGEKDAVVVSAASPKTATKGSKFPFYSPSPLPSLFKNSPANSSVSSTPLRLFKRPFPPPSPAKHIRALLARRHGSVKPNEASIPEGSECEVGLDKSFGFSSHFQAHFELGPEVGRGHFGYTCSAKGRKGTFKGHDVAVKVIPKSKMTTAIAIEDVRREVKILQALTGHKNLVQFYEAYEDNDNVYIVMELCKGGELLDKILSRGGKYSEEDARIVMIQILSVVAFCHLQGVVHRDLKPENFLYISKDENSTLKVIDFGLSDYVKPDERLNDIVGSAYYVAPEVLHRSYGTEADMWSIGVIAYILLCGSRPFWARTESGIFRAVLKADPSFEEAPWPSLSADAKDFVKRLLNKDYRKRLTAAQALSMCSISHRWCMALTFAFYNPMNSHAHSLILCTGHPWLVNHCDDVKIPFDMIIHKLVKTYICSSSLRKSALGALAKTLTLVQLAYLREQFNMLGPNKSGLISMQNFKTAILRSATDASKDSRVLDYVNMVSSIQYRKLDFEEFCAAAISVHQLEGMESWEQHARRAYEMFEKEGNRPIMIEELASELGLSPSVPIHVVLQDWIRHSDGKLSFLGFVRLLHGVSSRTFQKA
- the LOC100803625 gene encoding CDPK-related kinase 7 isoform X2 encodes the protein MGLCHGKPIETSQSEGGHHAFPGGEKDAVVVSAASPKTATKGSKFPFYSPSPLPSLFKNSPANSSVSSTPLRLFKRPFPPPSPAKHIRALLARRHGSVKPNEASIPEGSECEVGLDKSFGFSSHFQAHFELGPEVGRGHFGYTCSAKGRKGTFKGHDVAVKVIPKSKMTTAIAIEDVRREVKILQALTGHKNLVQFYEAYEDNDNVYIVMELCKGGELLDKILSRGGKYSEEDARIVMIQILSVVAFCHLQGVVHRDLKPENFLYISKDENSTLKVIDFGLSDYVKPGMAYCMSIFSLIFFTENKTTRANNQKFFADERLNDIVGSAYYVAPEVLHRSYGTEADMWSIGVIAYILLCGSRPFWARTESGIFRAVLKADPSFEEAPWPSLSADAKDFVKRLLNKDYRKRLTAAQALSHPWLVNHCDDVKIPFDMIIHKLVKTYICSSSLRKSALGALAKTLTLVQLAYLREQFNMLGPNKSGLISMQNFKTAILRSATDASKDSRVLDYVNMVSSIQYRKLDFEEFCAAAISVHQLEGMESWEQHARRAYEMFEKEGNRPIMIEELASELGLSPSVPIHVVLQDWIRHSDGKLSFLGFVRLLHGVSSRTFQKA